Part of the Neisseria brasiliensis genome is shown below.
CGTATCGCCGTTCAAACTGCGGTGCGGCTTCACAGTGTTATAGAAATTAACAAAGCGGCACAACTCCTTTCGCCGGTGTTCCGGACTGTCAAACAACTGTTTCTCATGCCACATCTCCATCAGGGTGCGGATAATCCGTTCCGCCTTACCGTTGGTCTGCGGACGGGCAACCCGGGTAAACTTTTGACCAATCCCGTTCTCATAACAGGCTACACCGAAAGCATGGTTGGCTGAGCCTTTATATTCCGTACCGTTGTCGGAGTAAACGCACTCAATCAGGTATGGGCAGGGATCAATCAGGTGTTCGGTCAGAAACTTGGCAGCACTGTCTGCGGTTTTGTCCGGCAAAATGGCGGCGTATAGCTCCCTTGAGAAATCGTCAATGGCGACAAACAGGTAATCCCGCTTATCGGTGGCTTTCTGCCCTTTGAGC
Proteins encoded:
- a CDS encoding integrase core domain-containing protein; its protein translation is MNMHKNTRLTPHHRQAIWLAYTQEKESVTSLARRYQVSRVTIYRALKAARGRLLKPQTSTNNRFKQAKYGMKRLAKVERGIQEKLKRQAKRYNKSYPGELVHLDTKRLPLLKGQKATDKRDYLFVAIDDFSRELYAAILPDKTADSAAKFLTEHLIDPCPYLIECVYSDNGTEYKGSANHAFGVACYENGIGQKFTRVARPQTNGKAERIIRTLMEMWHEKQLFDSPEHRRKELCRFVNFYNTVKPHRSLNGDTPFEVLQAYFSQLVV